aattagagaaaagttatatcaattttttatatttaagtttaaaaaaatacatcacaCCTgctatagttatttttttttgtaattaaaaaaaagaactttaaaaaatgactttttttcagaaaaaaatgaCTCTTATATCATATGTGTATTTATTTTGAGTAAAAGTGAAAATGCAAAAAAGAGATGgaattattatgatttattcatGAGGAAGTACATCGTCATCCAACGTGGCATATGTAGCCACGTGGCATGGACTCAAGTATAAAATCTTGGTCCTCCCTCGTACTCGCGCTCGTACGTCCTCTTTCTTATCGGCGTagtaaccaaaccaaaccaaaccaatctCCCCCTTCTTCTCCGCTTCACAACAAAAAGATTTAGAGAGagaaactctctctctctctcttctcttctcttctcttcaacCACTTTCTCTTTCTGGAACCGTCCATGCCTCCACCGGATACACAACGTACAAAACTCACAACTGATTTCGTAGAAACATACacaacaaagatgatgataaagTGCTCAACCACTTAAACTCAGACGCAATTTCCCtcgaaaataagaaagaaataacaaaaaagaaagttaaaacGCGCATGGCGTCGCCGTTGGACGGAGGAGGAGTGGCGGTGCTCCCGAATTCCGTCAACAAGGTTGACTCCTCCTCGGTTCTCAATGGCGGCTTGAAGTGCTCCAAACCGGAGTCgccaattttgattttcttgttCTTTCACAAAGCGATTCGGAATGAGCTTGACGCGCTGCACCGATTGGCCGTCGCATTCGCCACCGGCAACCGCTCCGACATTAAGCCGCTCTCCGGCCGCTACCATTTCCTCAGCTCCATGTACAGGCACCACTGCAATGCTGAAGACGAGGTGCTAATCTTCCTTCACCTTTACGTTTTCGGACTTGTTAAATCGTGTAACCTAATTTCCCGTTGTGAGAAAAATGGCGTAGAGAGTGGAGATTTCATAGCTGGTTGCATTTTCAATGACGAAACGAAATGACACTCTTGTTTCTTCTGTCGGTCATTTCCTCTTGTTAAATTTTGGTCAAACTTTGATACTCCCTAACTAGCTTGAATATAGATTTTGCTTTTACAGAATAAATTGATTTGCAGGCTATGCATGTTTCTTAATCTTCTTTACTCTTCTGTTATTGTTCGTACCAAGAGAtgataaaatagaaaaggaaaactgTATTATATAGCATTTTTGCTTGGGGGCAGAAGCTAAGTTCAGTTGCggaggaagaaaaataagtattgaAGCGGAAGATATCATTTCCTTAATTGCAGCGGCGTTTTCTGATCTTTTtgtttattctcattttttaatctACGCGTTTGTGCACATGTCGTGGTTATACTGTGTATTGTGCATAAAAAAAACGAAGTAAAAACCTCCCTGTTTGTGACATTGTCACTAAATATCCACAATAAAACTGATTGAATGCTATGtagcagaaaaagaaaaagaccagATTGAATGCTAATGCTGATGCTCATTCATTACTAAACCGAGCTTTTATAAGCTTGTAAGTTAATGTGGTTAGCTAACAGCTTCTGGTGCATAAAGTTATTTCATTTTCTCCTACTAGATATGAAGTGATCTTTTACTGTCAGTCCTTCAATGCATTTCTTGTAATAAATTGTTTAGATGGGAAAgctttgtttcaaaatttaaattatcagaGCTTCCTATAGGTTTCTTGATTAGTTTGATGActgctttttcttttgtaatattAAGGCTATATGCTTTTGGCTGTGCTTCTTTCATACTTTCTCGAAagcaatattttcataatttggcTTTATCACTCCTTCAGCTatgttttgatcattctgagggAAATATATTCTGGGATGTAGGTGATTTTTCCAGCTCTAGATATACGTGTGAAGAATGTAGCACAGACATATTCTCTCGAGCACAAGGGTGAAAGCAACCTTTTTGATCATCTATTTGAGCTTTTAAATTCTTCCATCAATAATGTTGAAAGTTTTCCAAAAGAGTTGGCATCCTGCACAGGAGCTTTGCAGACGTCAGTTAGTCAACACATGGCGAAGGAAGAGGAGCAGgtaaaagtttatttaataGCTCTTACCTTGTATCCCACTTGGACTCATGCAATGAGATAAATATCATGTGATGATATTTCCTCTCTAAAAgatagaattattattattgcttaACAGAAATTCATAAAGACGAAGAGAATATAATTACAAAGAGTTTGGAGAGTAAAGAATCCTTCATATTGCAAAAAACAATTGCTAATATTAACTATTGGAAGTGCCAGAGAGGCTATTATACGTTGCAACCGTATAACTATAAaaactatattaattttttatgtttactaATTGATTTATCATTCATGCTTTGCTTACTTGATGGGTTAAGTATTCTTGTGGAGTACTTTTAATGCAACCATATGGGCTTTGTCTAGTGATTCAACTAGAGAAGTAATCATTAGTATGTCCTAGAATGACCAATTAAGTCGATTAGGGTTTTTTATGCTAGAAGTTATTGTTTTATCtaaattgtaaattattattgaagCATGCAACGTGGTATTTAATGTTTTCCTATATTATCAATACTTGCTATATTGAACTTTTGAAGCCATTGCTTTTTGCCATTTCCCCCCATCCATCAAAGTCTAAAGAAGGAATCTTGATAGTTAAATTGTTCAGGATCATAAGATTGCATCAGTTGTTGAGGATATAATGAATGGATAGTTAGATGTTGCGAAATGTTTGTTGAACATTATTGGATTATACAAGTAACcctaattaataaaacaaaagctttttgtttaatttatcatAGAAGAAACTTTATTATAAACATGAATGGAAGAGTATATAAAATGATCTGGCATTCTAAGAACCAGTGCCTCAGGCATACTTTTTGTGGATGATACTGTCCTGGTTGATGAGTTTCATTTACATAGAAAGGCTTTGGAACTGAAGAGTTTTTCCTGGCACAAGATAGGAGTAAGGTAGAGTTATGGTTAACAAGTTCAACAAGACTGGGGTTAGCAGTGTGCTGGAGGTTAAAACTTGGATCACATCTTACCATGAATTTGTGCTGGTTAGGTATTTTGGATTCTTCCTACAAAGTGATGGGgatattgaaaataaatgtaTGGTAAATCTTtgtgaaatttatataaatttcaattttagcaAAAAGAgagtagaaaaaaatatgaaactttgatttatataaaaactGATTACTATGAAATTAAGTTTTAGTGGGACTTCTTTTGAACTAGTTTTGACTTGAAAAGCCCTCGAATAAGAACTAGTTTGTTACAATTGAGTGCCAAACAAACACATAATATATCTGAACTGGTCTTATTGTATCTAGTTATCTTATCTGTTTTTTGGTAGTTGGCAAACACCTCCTTTATTGAGCtcgaaaaacaaatcaaaatgcaGCCTTCCAATTTGTCCTGATTATCATAGTGGTCATTCTAACGAGAGTACAAGACTCTTTGCTGATCTTTATAAAGATGCCTAGAAGGCAAGTCAATCTTTTATATggattggtggaaatttatcTTTATGATAGctaaagaaggaagaaaaggggCCTGTTTGTataagcttttttatttttatttaaaaaaacacttttttttagtaaaataagcagttttctgtttttttgatGTATTTGTCAagactatttttcttaaaaaaagttttttgctttttttaagaagtaaatCCTATCTGCTtcttaaataaacattttttttataatcatttttttaaatttaaagtaattgGCCCAAAAGCTgcctactttttttttcaggaTGGGGTGAGGGGGGAGGAAATTGAGATATTAtttgaaagaacaaaaataattacaagtAGGGGTAGCATATGACACCTCTATAAgtcactaaaaataaaaaaataaaaaaattcttcccACTTAACAATGCACATCCAGATCCTTTTATGATCCCTGTTAGACAATATTGTACATCAGATCCAGAATTCCAGATCactgaattaattatgattctTGTAAGAAGATTATCATAGATGATCTTAATCGACATGTCAATTTTGGGTTATATACTTTGATCTGGTTTTGTGTCCACTTTAACTTCTTATGTCCTTTGGATCTTATCTGTAACACTTGACTTACAGATCTTATCATGAGATTTAATAATTTCTAGGACATTTATGGCTTACGAAGGatttcttttctccttttctgcTCTTATGAAAAATTATCCAAAACATTCAACTATTTCTGTTCCCAGCCAAACAAGATAACTTCTTTGGACTTACCTTGCTTTTTGACATGGCCTTGGGAGGTGGGGGTGGGGGTTGTCTTATTAAATAGTCTGCCAAATGAAAATGATAGCTGCATGCAATTTTTGTGCTCAGGGTGCCATTGCCCCACTTGCATTAAACATATTCAAATCAGCGTTTTAAATCCTGGATTGCGGCATGTAGTGGCCTGCCCTAAACACAATGTTGTGGGATAGCAGATAGCAGCTAGTAGATAGCCgctattggattttttttatatagtttacaTCATGTATACTATATACCTATAAGTtctcaaaaatgataaaaattaatgacattcataattatcaataaaaagtcatagatgtctttaaaaaaacataaaagtttCCTAGATAGAAATCATCAGTCACCATCTAAATCCAAGTCtactttttatcattttcacttttttacTACTATCATTAATGTGATAttagtaaatatattattattgctaCACTTATCACCTTTGGAAgtttcttttgaaattgagtatTTCAAATATCACGTTAATCAATCACACATTGTTTCTtgaaaagttattattattattattgttattatcaacttattaattgttttatggGTACTGAATATTACCTTATTACTTTATCTATAATTTTGTTTACTGTTAAAATTTCAGCCTTGTAAGGAAATGAGTACTTTGTATAAAAATTCCTGCTAAAAAATTGAACTCAAGAAAGCATTACAAATCCGATTGCATTTAGAATTTATGACATGGAGTAAATTGTTTATTATTGTGACGGGTTAATGGTTTAACATGTACATGGAAGCTTTTCTTTTATGATGTAATTTCCTGTGATTAATTAATGGGGTTCATATGTACTGAGGAGCTTTTTTATTAATGGGTTGGTATACTAGCTAGGTAACATATAATCAAGTTCCACTGCTAGTTCTCTTTAAGGAAGTTTGTACAATACTGAAATCTGTTTATAAGCTGGTGTCCCAAAGGAGGATTCTTGGGGTATCATTTTGTTATGGCCAATTTAAATGGATACATAATCTTATTTGCTCAGGGATGTTTCTGACTTTTTTTGTTTGTCGAGTGATATCAGGTATTTCCTCTGCTTATTGAGAAGTTTTCTCTTGAGGAACAGGCATCCTTAGTGTGGCAGTTTCTTTGCAGTATTCCTGTGAATATGATGGCTGAATTTCTACCGTGGCTTTCAGCATCTATATCACCTGATGAATCTCAGGATTTGCGAAATTGCTTAATCAAGATAGTGCCAGAGGAAAAACTCCTTCAAAAGGTGTGGTTTTCAAATGCTAACAGAGCAttgttgtttccttttctttgttaatgtttttttatgtgttGAATATGATGATGCTATTTATTGTTAGCTGACCGCCAATAAGGAGATTCTACATTAGGAAGAATGAGAGTTTAGGGAATTAGAGGCTTAAACTTCTATTAATAGAAATAACAGAAACTGTCATTTATAGTAATAACTGTTTGTACAGATAGTTATAAGGAAGTTAGGGAGAGTAATTGGGGGGTGTCAattgtttttgagaaaaaagagagaagaggcCAGGTCTCTCAAATCTTTATTTCACAAATACATGTGTTCTTCATCTCTGTTCTGTATGCATTGGCACTATTGCAGAGATTGATTGTTTTGCAATGAAGACTACTCATCTGTCTCATATTCTGGTCTTGTTctattatttatattcatttgaTTTGATAATTGATATGTAACTGTAATATATCTTAATCTTATATTCTTGCTTATTGAAGGTTGTTTTCACCTGGATGGAAGGAAGAAGTAGCATTAACACAGTTGAAACTTGTGCAGATCATTCTCAAGTTCAATGTAGTTCTAGGGCATTAACCCATCAGCTTGAGAAAGTAAACTGTGCTTGTGAATCCACAACAACTGGAAAAAGGAAACATTCTGGATCTATGATAGATGTTTCTGATACCACTGGAACACATCCTATAGATGAAATATTGCTCTGGCATAGTGcaataaaaaaagagttaagtGAGATAGCAGTGGAGACTAGAAAGATACAGCACTCTGAAGATTTTACTAATCTATCTGCTTTTAACGAAAGATTTCAATTCATAGCTGAAGTTTGCATATTTCACAGGTATCACCTTAATTTAGTTTGATCAATATTTGTCTATTGGAAGTATCACATCTCTCTTCTATTAGCAATTCCATACTTAATTTATCATAAGACATACCTTGTTATCTGAAATGctgactatttatttttataaatgcaGTATTGCTGAGGACAAGGTTATTTTTCCAGCAGTAGATggagaattttctttctttcaggaGCATGCTGAAGAAGAAAGCCAATTTAATGACTTTCGGCGTTTGATTGAAAGTATTCAAAGTGAAGGAGCATCGTCTAATTCAGATGTTGAATTTTATTCCAAGTTATGCATACATGCTGATCATATAATGGAAACCATACAGAGGCATTTCCATAATGAAGAAGTTCAGGTGAGCCTTCATTGCTCATGTGATaatctttttaagtgactagtgtGAGATAAGAGAGtgttatgcaaatgcaatgctaATTGCTACAAGAGTAATTAATTTCTTGCTGGGATTTGAATGTCATATATGCAGAAGTTGATAAATGTGGTAATTGTTTTATCTATTTAGTTAATTAACTCGGGAAGTTCTTTGTAAGGAATTTGCAACTAAGCTCTGTTTTAATCTATTAGTGTTCTGAATTCCTCTCATCTATAGGTTCTTCCACTTGCAAGAAAGCACTTTAGCTTTAGAAGGCAATGTGAACTTTTGTATCAAAGCTTATGCATGATGCCTCTGAAATTGATTGAGCGTGTCCTGCCATGGTTGGTAGGATCTTTAACTGAAGATGAAGCAAAGACGTTTCAGAGAAATATGCAGTTGGCAGGTTCTATGTCTCTTCAAACCTCCTTGCCTTAAAGAAATTATATCTCCgagaattttatttatgtgtaaTCTATATTTGACAACTTAATATGTTTCAGCTCCAGCAACAGATTCTGCTCTTGTCACACTCTTCTGTGGATGGGCTTGCAAGGCTCGTAATGAAGGTCTGTGTTTGTCTTCAAGTGCATCAGGTTGCTGTCCTGCTCAAAGACTTTCTGATATTGAAGAAAATATTGTTCGGCCATCCTGTGCTTGTGCATCTGCATTATCTAATAGACATTGCTCGGTATTAGCTGAATCAGGTGGGAACAAAAGATCAGTCAAGCGCAACATATTGGAGTCGCACAAAAATGAAGATCTACCTGAAACTTCAGAGACTGAAAATATTCAGAAACAATGTTGTAGTGCACGGTCTTGTTGTGTGCCAGGTTTAGGAGTAAGTAGTAACAATTTAGGGCTGAGTTCTCTTTCTACAGCCAAGTCCTTACGGTCCTTGTCTTTCTGCTCTTCTGCCCCATCTCTTAATTCCAGTCTTTTCATATGGGAAACAGAGAGCAGCTCATGCAATGTTGGATCTACACAAAGACCAATTGATACCATATTTAAATTCCATAAAGCTATACGCAAAGACTTGGAGTATCTAGATGTTGAATCTGGAAAGCTGAGTGATGGTGATGAGACAATTCTTCGGCAATTTAATGGAAGATTTCGTCTTTTGTGGGGTTTGTATAGAGCTCATAGTAATGCTGAAGATGATATAGTATTTCCAGCTTTAGAATCCAAAGAGGCACTTCATAATGTGAGTCATTCGTACATGCTGGACCATAAGCAGGAAGAACAATTGTTTGAAGATATTTCCTGTGTTCTTTCAGAGTTTTCTGTCCTTCATGAAGCCTTGCAGATGACGCATATGTCCGACAATTTAAGTGAAAGTAATTTTGGAACCTCTGATGCCAATACTAGTGATGatatcaaaaaatataatgaacttGCTACTAAGCTTCAGGGGATGTGCAAATCTATAAGAGTGACCCTGGATCAGCATCTTTTTAGAGAAGAATGCGAACTGTGGCCATTGTTTGGCAGACATTTCACTGTGGAAGAACAAGACAAGATAGTGGGTCGGATAATTGGAACAACAGGTGCTGAAGTTCTCCAATCAATGTTACCATGGGTAACGTCTGCACTTACTCAGGATGAACAGAACAAAATGATGGATATATGGAAGCAGGCAACTAAGAACACTATGTTCAACGAATGGCTTAGTGAATGCTGGAAAGAGAGTCGAGTGTCTACAGCACAGACAGAAACGTCAGATCACAGCACTTCTCGGAGAGGTATGTAATAAGATTTTAGATTCTTTCATCTTTTGTGGAAATTGTGGGattgaatatttaataatatagtgTGTTATTGTTCTTTCCTAGGTGCTGAATATCAAGAAAGCTTGGACCACAATGATCAGATGTTCAAGCCAGGTTGGAAAGACATATTTCGGATGAATCAGAATGAACTTGAGTCAGAGATCCGCAAGGTATATCGAGACTCAACTCTTGATCCAAGGAGAAAAGCATATCTTGTGCAGAATCTACTGACAAGGTTGGTTCCAGTGATCATACTTTTGGTGTTATTTAATAGGGACAAAAATTgctgtatatttgtttgatagcaCTTTAGTCTATTGTCATCAAGCTTCAATTGTTGAttagttatttttgtcttttactAGTCGATGGATAGCTGCCCAGCAGAAATCACCTAAAGCTTTATCTGAAGGATCATCTAACAGTGTAGAAATAGAAGGACTCTCACCATCATTTCAGGACCCAGAGGAACATGTATTTGGGTGTGAGCACTATAAGAGAAATTGCAAGCTTCGGGCTGCATGTTGTGGCAAGTTATTTACttgcagattttgtcatgaCAATGTCAGTGATCACTCTATGGATAGGTAAATTTCTCATGGGATTTCTTAtgtcttatattttataatagtatTTACTTCTAATCATCTGCTTGGTCATTACAGAAAAGCAACATCAGAAATTATGTGTATGCGCTGCCTGAATATACAGCCAATAGGGCCCATATGCATGACACCTTCATGTAATGGGTTTTCAATGGCAAAGTACTATTGCAATATATGCAAATTTTTTGATGATGAAaggtatcttttagttcttcaGAGTCTAAAAAATTTGGTATTAAAATTTCTATTACCTGTTGAAGCTTGAGGCATACATATTTATACTTCTGAAAACAAtctatagttaaaaaaatttagtctgTGTATATGAATGTTTTAGCAAGAAATAGATCTAGTTGATTATAGTTTAGTCTTTCAACTTTTTGGTTAATTCTATTTTCCTTTGTAACTTTTATTACATCAAACTTTGCATCATTCATTTTCAGGAATGTATATCATTGCCCATTTTGCAATTTATGCCGTGTTGGACGAGGGCTTGGGATTGATTATTTTCATTGCATGAAATGCAATTGTTGCCTGGGGATTAAATCAGCATCTCATAAGTGCCTGGAGAAAGGTTTAGAAATGAACTGCCCAATTTGTTGTGATGACCTGTTCACTTCAAGTGCCACAGTCAGAGCTCTACCTTGCGGCCACTATATGCATTCTGCTTGCTTCCAGGTCTATTTCACACCTATTTTAGGTTTTAGGTTTTAATTCCCTACCCAAACCGGGGGTACCCTATTCTCAAGGGTTGTGGATTCAAtcttatattttgttaaattatgttAGGCATACACTTGTAACCACTACACATGTCCAATCTGCAGCAAGTCATTGGGAGATATGGCGGTAAGATgattttctttcattaaatCTTTCCTTTGCACTCAACTAAGACTTTATTCTCCACCTTTATAATTCTccataaaaaagaacaaaatactTATAGATTCACAAAAATCTGCAAAGGAAAACTAAACAGGGCTATTAGTTTAATAATGCTCTACTATCTTTCTAACATGTACTTGAGAGTTGAGTCCTCAAGTTGAAGCAAAATAAAAGATGTTAACAATTAGCATTTGTtcatataatttagttaaatgTAAAGCTTGATATTGCTTAGTttggaaaaattaaaacttgaaaaGTATATGTCTATTGATCTTTAACAAATTTATGCATATGAAGTTGCAGTTTTTAAATTTGGAATTTAAGATATCTAAAGATTGTAAGAAGAAATGCATTCCTTTGATCAAGAAATTCATTGAAAAGATGAGGGATATAATTAGAATATTCATGTCAAATAAATTGAAATGCTTGAAGAGGTTACCCGACATACTATTCTTAGTTTTTTCTCTATCTACCCAGGTTTACTTTGGTATGCTTGATGCCCTATTGGCTGCTGAGGAGCTTCCTGAAGAGTACAAGGACCGCTGTCAGGTGAGTACTTTTGTCTCTTCACTTCATTCCTTTCGAAAGCTAATGTGGATTTTATGAAAGAGAGCATTTTGACATTTTAGTTGACCTGCAAAGAATTTGTAAGATCAATGTATGTTAAGCCAGTTTTGTAATGGCATTGCAGGACATACTCTGCCATGACTGTAATCGGAAGGGCACTTCACGCTTCCACTGGTTGTATCACAAATGTGGATTTTGTGGCTCTTACAATACCCGGGTTATCAAGTGTGAGACGTCAAACTCCAGCTGCTCTTAGTGTGCTTCTTTTGTCGGGAGGTAGACAGAGTTTGTAAATACTTGTATAGCAAATTAGGAATCCAAATTTTTCCATGAATAGGAGCCCCCTTATCTTTTCGTCTTATACTTGAACAGATGCTCCTAATCAGTCTTATAGCAATTATGTACAGATCAACTTTCTATTAATGCAACATATATTGTTGCAGCTCctattcatttctttcttctgATCGTTAACTTCATTTAAGTTCACTGACTTTGCTGCGATCACGCTGAGCAATTTATCTCCAAATTTCCTAGCTACTGGCACTGGCTAGACGTATATGTTGGCTAACAAGTGCACAACTGATTGAACTGAAAAATAGCTGAAAGCCTGAAGTCCTGAACATAGTTCTTGAATCATAGGAAGAGGATAGGAAAAATatagtatgtatatatttttgtacCTTGCTTGGATACCATGATATACCATGCGCATCTTGCAGGTTCTGTGAAATAATTTCACATTCACGCAAAGTAAAAAGGAACGAATTACAAGTTCTTTTAAATCAGGAGATTGTAGTTGTAGCAGTAACCTTGAGAAGTTCCTCTATGGCATGTTCCTCAAGGTTTAGACCAGCAATTCTGTCCAATTTCCATAGTATAATTGTCAGAAtgttccattttattttatagccTATCAGCTACGTTCAAGAGATTTAAATAAGTTTGGGAGCAGCAGtaacataaaaaatgacaacCCACCTCCGAAACCAAAAAAGGAACTAGTCTAACAACTCATTAACAAATGAAGTTtagttttcattaaaaaaaatgcagtttggttttttattatttccatttattctatttctttcttttctatttcctttcactctattttttttatttatttctttcctttctacTTCCATATTTACATtcactctattttttatttattttttctttctttcctacAAAACGCACTCTAAAAATGTTATTCCAATTTTAAACAAACTTCTAAAcatcaaaattgaatttcaataacgAACCTCAATGTCATGCTTAATTTAATGGGtcatgtgaaaaataattaatgcattttTTGGTGCTCAATCAACAAGAAAACAACAGCACGGTGATCTATGCATTTTGTGCAAGGTTCTTGTACAATCTGTCTCCGAAGTCTAACAGCTGAGCTAGAGCATTTCTCTGTGCAAGGTTCTTATATAATCTCTCTCCGAAGTCGGTTTATCagtaaaatttatattcttataCCTAAGAATAAAAACACTGCCCACCTTTTCTTCATCTTTAGGGCAATGAAATAGAGTCCCACAAGGAAGAATAATTAAGTTTAAGTATTTTTATCGTAAGAGTAAAAAGGTGAGCGAGGTTAGAAGAGGTGTTCTTTGAGCTTGGgatgaaataaaaatgagaggAGATGATGGAGGCCAAGTCTGGCAATGAGGAGCAAGGACTGGCCTCCTTCACTCTTTGATTATCAAACAGAAACTTGATATAAGCCGTGTAAGAAACAACAGTGGGGTGACACCTCATGGATTTCATTTGCTCCCACATTTGCAATAgataagattttattatttattgaatggGTCAGATAGTTAGCCACAACATTTTGTACACATACATTTTGTAATACCCCAACTATATACTTTTGTAATCTGTTGCAACacaacttatataaaaaatcaagtaCAACAGCACCGCATGCATAGGTGCTACAATCGGCAAAGTCTCGTAAAAACTAGATATATCTCAACAAGACTTTTCGACTTGACTTGTCAACAAATAGGAAATCACCTATAAATCTTAAAATCCATGCTCGAGTATACCTCCTCGTCATTGCCTTCCAACTAAGCAATGTCACCAAAATGATTTTGCTAACCAACTTATTCTAACAAAACTTTCGTCTATCTCCTTTTATGCAGATGTAACTCCAAATAACTTTTCACATTAATCCGTCCAATTTAAATTTGTTGGTGTTATAAGAGGTGATCCATCAACACGAAGCCTCAACAAAACTGCCCCGTCTTGTAGAGTAATGATCCATAACACATCATTTTCAACAAGTCCCAAATAAATGCGGCTTAAAGTAGAAGCATTTACATTTGATATGTATCTGGGTTGTATGTAAAACTTAGTTTTCAACATTTAGGTCACCATCCaaatctcctttttttttctagtaattTTTGTTATTGCTGAACTAGACATCAGATTGACTCTTCTGCCTcatataataactaattttaccaCTCAGCATATTGCATTTATAAACTTAGACTTGGCTGCAATTTGCGGAGTAAGAGCATGGCTATGGCTACGGCTATGGTGGCAGAAAGAGAAAGATCGAAGCCTCTCCACAATTTCTCCATGCCCTGCCTCAAATGGGGCAACCAGAGATTCCTGAGGTGCGTCAAAGACTCCACCATGATCGATCTCAAACCCTGGACTTTGAGGACCAAAGCACCACATCCACATCACACCAACCAACTCCAGAAGAAGATGGAAGAGAGAGCCAAGTTTTCGGTTTCACTCTCGAAGGAGCAGGTGGAACAGGATTTCTGGGCCTTTCTCGGAACCAGACCTCCCAGGAGGCCCAAGAAGAGGCCCAGAATTGTCCAGAAGAATTTGGATGTATGTAAATAGTCACACCATCAATTCAATTCATGCTTTCTTTCTCttaattcatttcatttcattttttgcagACACTTTTTCCTGGTTTGTGGCTCACCGATGTTACTGCAGAATCTTACAAAGTCCCTGAATGAGGCGGGGCCAATTGCCGATGCTTGCTGACTCTTCTTACTTTCACCACCGtgtcatataaataaataatggtaATTGCCAAATCAAAT
This genomic interval from Glycine max cultivar Williams 82 chromosome 5, Glycine_max_v4.0, whole genome shotgun sequence contains the following:
- the LOC100801179 gene encoding uncharacterized protein, which gives rise to MAMATAMVAERERSKPLHNFSMPCLKWGNQRFLRCVKDSTMIDLKPWTLRTKAPHPHHTNQLQKKMEERAKFSVSLSKEQVEQDFWAFLGTRPPRRPKKRPRIVQKNLDTLFPGLWLTDVTAESYKVPE